From a region of the Corallococcus coralloides DSM 2259 genome:
- a CDS encoding alpha/beta fold hydrolase, which yields MALELDDWGGSGPLLHFACANGFPPETYRKLFARLTTRYHVVSLRMRPLVPGQDPKALTTWKELGEDLARELKARGRSGVLGVGHSVGGTSTLMASAANPGLFRAVVALDPVLITGSRLWALRLMKLLGRMDRTAIVQGALRRKERWATREEAASAYRQRTLFKDWDADCFSDYITHGLVPTEAGDFRLRFPREWEARIFETFPADPWSLIRANTAPTLVLRGERSDTLLPDALARAEREMKRTRVDTLPLASHLFPMEKPRETAEHVLTFLDQLPPVDVTTH from the coding sequence ATGGCCTTGGAGCTGGATGACTGGGGTGGGAGCGGGCCGCTCCTGCACTTCGCCTGCGCGAACGGTTTTCCTCCGGAGACGTACCGGAAGCTCTTCGCGCGGCTTACGACCCGCTACCACGTGGTGTCCCTGCGCATGCGGCCGCTGGTGCCGGGCCAGGACCCGAAGGCGCTCACGACCTGGAAGGAGCTGGGCGAGGACCTCGCGCGCGAATTGAAGGCGCGGGGACGCTCAGGCGTGCTGGGCGTGGGGCACAGCGTGGGCGGCACGAGCACGTTGATGGCCTCCGCCGCGAACCCGGGGCTGTTCCGCGCGGTGGTGGCGTTGGACCCCGTGCTCATCACCGGGTCCCGGCTGTGGGCGCTGCGCCTGATGAAGCTGCTGGGCCGCATGGACCGCACCGCCATCGTGCAGGGCGCGCTGCGGCGAAAGGAACGCTGGGCGACGCGCGAGGAGGCGGCCTCCGCGTACCGCCAGCGCACGCTGTTCAAGGACTGGGACGCGGACTGCTTCAGCGACTACATCACGCATGGGCTGGTGCCCACGGAGGCGGGCGACTTCCGCCTGCGCTTCCCGCGCGAGTGGGAGGCCCGCATCTTCGAGACCTTCCCCGCGGATCCGTGGTCGCTCATCCGCGCCAACACGGCGCCCACGCTGGTGCTGCGCGGCGAGCGCTCCGACACGCTCCTGCCCGACGCGCTGGCGCGGGCGGAGCGGGAGATGAAGCGCACGCGCGTGGACACGCTGCCGCTCGCCTCGCACCTGTTCCCCATGGAGAAGCCCCGCGAGACGGCCGAGCACGTGCTGACGTTCCTGGACCAGTTGCCTCCCGTGGACGTCACCACGCACTGA
- a CDS encoding oxidoreductase: MSAEVTPSRAKRPVEYEATVTDLRMETHDTATLWLELDASAGPLDYKAGQFINIDPHQFRSLAQQCAYLQEQKGRKEPPRSYSLASAPHERHVAITVKDEEFIPGVTRYPPLLSPLLVHGRLVGAKLKVTGFMGPYVLPDDAAERADHVLHVVAGSGAVPNFAIVKDALHRGLKLRHTFLASNKTWGDILYREELAALERAAPDRVRVVHTLTRETDEAKYGPQVRKGRVAEALLSELIPAPDACLVYVCGPAITPWDRRKALETRTPATPRFMEAVLGHLHELGIPDKRIKREAYG, from the coding sequence ATGAGCGCCGAAGTCACGCCCTCCCGAGCGAAGCGGCCCGTCGAGTACGAGGCCACCGTCACCGACCTCCGCATGGAGACCCACGACACGGCGACGCTGTGGCTGGAGCTGGACGCGAGCGCGGGGCCGCTCGACTACAAGGCAGGCCAGTTCATCAACATCGACCCGCACCAGTTCCGGTCGCTCGCGCAGCAGTGCGCGTACCTGCAGGAGCAGAAGGGGCGCAAGGAGCCGCCGCGCTCGTACTCGCTCGCCTCCGCGCCGCACGAGCGGCACGTGGCCATCACGGTGAAGGACGAGGAGTTCATCCCCGGCGTCACGCGCTACCCACCGCTCCTGTCGCCCCTGCTGGTGCACGGGCGGCTGGTGGGCGCGAAGCTGAAGGTGACGGGCTTCATGGGGCCGTACGTGCTGCCGGACGACGCGGCGGAGCGGGCGGACCACGTGCTGCACGTGGTGGCGGGCTCCGGCGCGGTGCCGAACTTCGCCATCGTGAAGGACGCGCTGCACCGCGGGCTGAAGCTGCGGCACACGTTCCTCGCGTCCAACAAGACGTGGGGGGACATCCTCTACCGCGAGGAGCTGGCCGCGCTGGAACGGGCGGCGCCGGACCGCGTGCGGGTGGTGCACACGCTCACGCGCGAAACGGATGAGGCGAAGTATGGCCCCCAGGTGCGCAAGGGCCGCGTCGCGGAGGCGCTCCTGAGCGAGCTGATTCCGGCGCCCGACGCCTGCCTCGTGTACGTGTGCGGGCCGGCCATCACCCCGTGGGACCGGCGCAAGGCGCTGGAGACGCGCACGCCCGCCACGCCGCGCTTCATGGAGGCGGTGCTGGGCCACCTGCACGAGCTGGGCATCCCGGACAAGCGCATCAAGCGCGAGGCCTACGGCTGA
- a CDS encoding lysophospholipid acyltransferase family protein yields the protein MLRLLFALMSLLPHGLRRHVVRGLMHGVWGRLSHAKVYGLKDLPDGPCLFICNHLSNADGFTLYRALRPRRVVFLAGVKLHGTVMTRLAAETMDTIDITPNSPDIEALRRCVELLKGGQSVLIFPEGGRSRSGGLLQAKKGVGLIAKRACVPIVPVALTGTEKLMPINDSDMGGERLFHADVTVTFGPAFRMEDLEPEVSGASDARQALVDAMMRRVAALLPPAYQGVYAGGPEPVAPTAPPSAVPPSA from the coding sequence GTGCTTCGACTTCTCTTCGCCCTGATGTCGCTGCTCCCCCATGGGCTGCGCCGCCATGTCGTGCGCGGCCTGATGCATGGGGTGTGGGGCCGGCTGTCCCACGCGAAGGTGTACGGGCTGAAGGACCTGCCGGACGGCCCCTGCCTCTTCATCTGCAACCACCTGTCCAACGCGGACGGCTTCACGCTCTACCGGGCGCTGCGTCCCCGGCGCGTCGTCTTCCTGGCCGGCGTGAAGCTGCACGGCACCGTGATGACCCGGCTGGCGGCGGAGACGATGGACACCATCGACATCACGCCCAACTCGCCGGACATCGAAGCGCTGCGCCGCTGCGTGGAGCTGCTCAAGGGCGGTCAGTCCGTCCTCATCTTCCCGGAAGGGGGCCGCAGCCGCTCCGGAGGCCTGCTCCAGGCGAAGAAGGGCGTGGGGCTCATCGCCAAGCGCGCGTGCGTGCCCATCGTCCCGGTGGCGCTCACGGGCACGGAGAAGCTGATGCCCATCAACGACTCCGACATGGGCGGCGAGCGGCTCTTCCACGCCGACGTCACCGTGACCTTCGGGCCCGCCTTCCGCATGGAGGACCTGGAGCCGGAGGTGTCCGGTGCCTCCGACGCGCGCCAGGCGTTGGTGGACGCGATGATGCGCCGGGTGGCCGCGCTGCTGCCGCCCGCCTACCAGGGCGTCTACGCCGGCGGCCCGGAACCGGTGGCCCCCACGGCGCCGCCCTCCGCCGTGCCGCCCTCCGCTTGA
- a CDS encoding class I SAM-dependent methyltransferase, translating into MEDVQQRHANPLVVDAGSGNAYLGFVVYELFLKDAEGGELLSIEGRPELTERAKGRAERLHFDRMRFQTAHIDQAEYPERIHVLMALHACDTATDDALVAAIKHGADHVAVVPCCQAEVAAQLKEKKAKPAGSMSLLFQHPWHRREFGSHLTNVIRALTLEAFGYQVTVTELTGWEHSLKNELILGRRVHRDNRRARLQLQALLAETGVQPRLTRLLGITPAGAAGGEAEPASEPTPDAAPAAPSES; encoded by the coding sequence ATGGAGGACGTGCAGCAGCGCCACGCAAACCCCCTGGTGGTGGACGCGGGCAGCGGCAACGCGTACCTGGGCTTCGTCGTCTACGAGCTGTTCTTGAAGGACGCGGAGGGCGGTGAGCTCCTGTCCATCGAAGGGCGGCCGGAGCTGACGGAGCGCGCGAAGGGCCGCGCCGAGCGGCTGCACTTCGACCGGATGCGCTTCCAGACGGCGCACATCGACCAGGCGGAGTACCCGGAGCGCATCCACGTGCTGATGGCGCTGCACGCGTGCGACACGGCCACGGACGACGCGCTGGTGGCGGCCATCAAGCACGGCGCGGACCACGTGGCGGTGGTGCCGTGCTGTCAGGCGGAGGTGGCCGCGCAGCTGAAGGAGAAGAAGGCGAAGCCGGCCGGCTCCATGTCGCTGCTCTTCCAGCACCCATGGCACCGGCGCGAGTTCGGCTCGCACCTGACCAACGTCATCCGCGCGCTGACGCTGGAGGCGTTCGGCTACCAGGTGACGGTGACGGAGCTGACCGGGTGGGAGCACTCGTTGAAGAACGAGCTCATCCTCGGGCGGCGCGTGCACCGGGACAACCGGCGCGCGCGGCTGCAGCTCCAGGCGCTGCTGGCGGAGACGGGCGTGCAGCCCCGGCTGACGCGGCTGTTGGGCATCACGCCCGCGGGCGCGGCCGGTGGTGAGGCGGAGCCGGCTTCAGAGCCCACGCCGGACGCAGCGCCCGCGGCGCCGTCCGAATCCTGA
- a CDS encoding NifU family protein, which yields MSVNIQLEWTPNPSTLKYVVDRKLLGGGAVNFTNRDDAQAKSPLALRLMDIQGVTAVMLGTNFVTVTKGESGEWDELNDSVMSTLDTHLSEGLPVVDEAAVAAARQTVSADGTVEQRIQVILDEEIRPAVAQDGGDITLDRFEDGIVYLHMKGSCAGCPSSTATLKMGIEGRLREMIPEVTEVVSV from the coding sequence ATGTCAGTGAACATCCAGCTCGAGTGGACCCCCAACCCCAGCACGCTGAAGTACGTGGTGGACCGCAAGCTGCTGGGCGGTGGCGCGGTGAACTTCACCAACCGGGACGACGCGCAGGCGAAGTCGCCCCTGGCGCTCCGGCTGATGGACATCCAGGGCGTGACGGCGGTGATGCTCGGCACGAACTTCGTCACGGTGACGAAGGGCGAGTCCGGCGAATGGGACGAGCTCAACGACTCCGTGATGTCCACGCTGGACACGCACCTGTCGGAGGGCCTGCCGGTGGTGGACGAGGCGGCCGTCGCGGCGGCGCGCCAGACGGTGTCCGCGGACGGCACGGTGGAGCAGCGCATCCAGGTCATCCTGGACGAGGAGATCCGCCCGGCCGTGGCGCAGGACGGCGGTGACATCACGCTGGACCGCTTCGAGGACGGCATCGTGTACCTGCACATGAAGGGTTCGTGCGCGGGCTGCCCGTCGTCCACGGCGACGCTGAAGATGGGCATCGAGGGCCGGCTCCGGGAGATGATCCCGGAGGTCACCGAAGTGGTGTCCGTCTGA